The Agromyces atrinae genome window below encodes:
- a CDS encoding carbohydrate ABC transporter permease, which produces MSRALVIVVLGFFVLFFAVPIVWLLLAPTKTSGELLLSAPFSMGTVDTLASNWQALTAFQGGIIWTWLGNSVLYSGAALVITLAVSIPAGYALALTEFRFRKALLMLTLVVMLIPNTALVLPIFLELSAVRLIGNPLAVILPFSFFPFGVYLAYIYFSTSVSKDLLNAARIDGAGELRVFLKIAMPLATPVIALVGFFNLVGNWNNYFLPFVTAPGRKSPIQVGLVELLSNVPLFNPTSSASVTISLPVLALATIVSVAPVLVIFLFSQRFLVSGMTAGGTKE; this is translated from the coding sequence GTGAGCCGAGCGCTCGTCATCGTCGTGCTCGGCTTCTTTGTCCTGTTCTTCGCCGTTCCGATCGTCTGGCTGCTCCTTGCTCCCACGAAGACTTCAGGAGAGCTGCTGCTCAGCGCACCGTTCAGCATGGGCACCGTCGACACGCTTGCCTCGAACTGGCAGGCATTGACGGCCTTCCAGGGCGGCATCATCTGGACGTGGCTCGGCAACTCAGTGCTCTACAGCGGCGCCGCGCTCGTAATCACGCTCGCGGTGAGCATCCCGGCAGGCTACGCGCTCGCACTCACCGAGTTCCGCTTCCGCAAAGCGCTCCTCATGCTGACGCTCGTCGTCATGCTCATCCCCAATACAGCACTCGTACTTCCGATCTTCCTCGAGCTATCGGCCGTACGACTGATCGGAAACCCGCTCGCCGTCATCCTCCCCTTCTCGTTCTTCCCCTTCGGCGTGTACCTCGCGTACATCTACTTCTCGACGAGCGTGTCGAAGGATCTCCTGAACGCGGCCAGGATCGACGGGGCTGGGGAGCTCCGGGTGTTCCTGAAGATAGCCATGCCGCTCGCGACACCCGTGATCGCTCTGGTCGGGTTCTTTAACCTCGTCGGCAACTGGAACAACTACTTCCTCCCCTTCGTCACGGCTCCCGGCCGCAAGTCTCCGATCCAAGTCGGTCTCGTCGAGCTGCTCTCCAACGTTCCGCTGTTCAACCCCACGAGTTCCGCGTCCGTGACGATCAGTCTGCCCGTGCTCGCTCTTGCGACGATCGTGTCCGTCGCGCCCGTTTTGGTGATTTTCCTCTTCTCGCAGCGCTTCCTGGTGAGCGGCATGACGGCGGGCGGTACCAAGGAGTGA
- a CDS encoding heavy-metal-associated domain-containing protein, whose amino-acid sequence MTERPTLPMASGGGCACCATDSASTPATTTDAAVATTVGVTGMTCENCVKHVTEELEGIAGVEGVDIELVVGGTSTVTIASADVISEGDIAAAIAEAGYEVAPV is encoded by the coding sequence ATGACTGAGCGCCCCACACTTCCGATGGCATCCGGTGGCGGATGCGCCTGCTGCGCGACCGACTCGGCGAGCACCCCGGCAACGACGACCGATGCGGCCGTCGCGACGACCGTCGGCGTCACCGGCATGACCTGCGAGAACTGCGTCAAGCACGTGACCGAAGAGCTCGAGGGCATCGCGGGCGTCGAGGGGGTCGACATCGAGCTCGTCGTCGGCGGCACGTCGACCGTGACGATCGCGAGTGCCGACGTGATCTCCGAGGGCGACATCGCCGCGGCCATCGCCGAGGCCGGCTATGAGGTCGCACCGGTCTGA
- a CDS encoding mandelate racemase/muconate lactonizing enzyme family protein has protein sequence MLNSRIRSRFRIVMKITGYRTIRTHRDWGRPVGDVNGFIASGVTEVAVLVLETDAGIEGIGIGSDHDVAQFFPALEGRDPREITSLYELLLAHAFKAGHGGATFGGIAILDSALWDLKSKAADEPLWRYLGGGDRFVAGYASGLDIALTDEQLVTFYASMAERGFTAGKLKGGRDVDTDLRRLRLIRDELSINTPRPALMLDANESWHLKQAVRYVCEIEQHIDLTWIEEPLRRWDAAGHRRLSRRVRASVATGENLTGLEQFRPLFDQEGVDIVQTGAVWGVTHFLRLAYAAHSRDLPISPVGLTSNPAVAHAAAAVPNHLSAEVQDLSSPFGVTVDQEYADGGIVLGDLPGAGIEVDEALIAAAGQEGNWREAAGPHVRPARTGLTLTPPAPLRTAPVAYTSHDE, from the coding sequence ATGCTCAATTCACGGATACGAAGCAGGTTCAGGATAGTCATGAAGATCACCGGCTACCGCACGATCAGGACCCACCGCGATTGGGGCCGCCCCGTCGGCGACGTCAACGGATTCATCGCCTCGGGCGTCACCGAAGTCGCAGTCCTCGTCCTGGAAACCGACGCGGGTATCGAAGGCATTGGTATCGGCTCGGATCATGATGTCGCGCAGTTCTTCCCCGCTCTGGAGGGCCGCGATCCTCGGGAGATCACGAGCCTCTACGAACTTCTGCTCGCTCACGCCTTCAAGGCCGGCCATGGGGGGGCGACGTTCGGAGGGATCGCGATTCTCGACTCCGCGCTCTGGGACCTCAAGTCGAAGGCAGCCGACGAACCCTTATGGCGGTACCTCGGGGGTGGGGACCGCTTCGTCGCAGGGTATGCCTCAGGGCTCGACATCGCCCTGACCGACGAACAGTTGGTCACGTTCTACGCGTCGATGGCCGAACGCGGCTTCACCGCCGGCAAGCTGAAGGGTGGGCGCGACGTCGACACCGACCTCCGGCGCCTGCGCCTCATCCGCGACGAGTTGAGCATCAACACCCCCCGTCCGGCGCTCATGCTCGATGCGAACGAGTCATGGCACCTCAAGCAAGCCGTCCGCTACGTGTGCGAGATCGAACAGCACATCGACCTCACATGGATTGAAGAACCGCTTCGCCGGTGGGACGCAGCGGGTCACCGCAGACTGTCACGCCGAGTGCGCGCCAGCGTCGCCACCGGTGAGAACCTGACCGGTCTCGAGCAGTTCCGACCCCTCTTCGACCAGGAGGGCGTCGACATCGTGCAGACGGGGGCCGTCTGGGGTGTCACCCATTTCCTACGACTCGCCTATGCAGCTCACTCGCGCGACCTACCGATCAGCCCTGTCGGCCTGACGAGCAACCCCGCAGTGGCTCATGCCGCCGCCGCTGTGCCGAATCACCTCTCAGCGGAGGTCCAAGACCTGAGCTCACCGTTCGGGGTGACGGTCGACCAGGAGTACGCCGACGGCGGTATTGTGCTCGGCGATCTCCCCGGAGCGGGGATAGAGGTCGACGAGGCACTCATCGCAGCCGCCGGCCAGGAGGGAAACTGGCGCGAAGCCGCCGGCCCTCACGTGCGACCGGCAAGAACGGGACTCACTCTGACGCCACCCGCCCCCCTCCGGACCGCGCCCGTCGCCTATACTTCACACGATGAGTGA
- a CDS encoding L-rhamnose mutarotase has product MAARLVPEKRDEYLALHRMVWPQVEKTISESGIRNFTIFSLDDVIIAYYEYVGDDFDADQQRMASDPITQEWWTHTAPCQRPLREDSTAPNWEIFDEVWHLD; this is encoded by the coding sequence ATGGCGGCACGCCTCGTGCCCGAGAAGCGTGACGAGTACCTCGCGCTGCACCGTATGGTCTGGCCACAAGTCGAGAAGACGATCAGCGAAAGCGGCATCCGTAACTTCACGATCTTCTCGCTCGATGACGTGATCATCGCCTACTACGAGTATGTCGGTGACGATTTCGACGCAGACCAGCAGAGGATGGCCTCCGATCCGATCACTCAGGAGTGGTGGACTCACACCGCCCCCTGCCAGCGGCCGCTCCGCGAGGATTCGACGGCACCGAACTGGGAGATCTTCGACGAAGTCTGGCACCTCGACTGA
- a CDS encoding carbohydrate ABC transporter permease, with the protein MSKGALISTPSNVSVVAPSAERRRTRRPHSRRPDRSQARVGYIFVSGYAILLLFFGIVPTLYTVYLAFTEDGSFAGVANFATVFGDYRFLPAVGHVAIYLLIYLACLLVFVVLLALVVHSIGRRWLSSSFRFVYYIPGALAGASSVMLWLFLLDPSVSPVAFILRSFGFENFVQTVSIDNLPIIFTVIAFWTGAGGWIVIMYGALNNISGEIMEAARIDGAGPVQTAWQIQIPLLRKWISYMAVMSLAAGTQLFVEPRVLSQASKGVVPPDYSINQLAYLYAFRQGDFNGSAAISLLLLIVAAALSAMFVFRGGLFERD; encoded by the coding sequence GTGAGCAAAGGAGCTCTCATCTCCACACCATCGAACGTGTCCGTCGTCGCTCCCTCTGCGGAGCGGCGGCGGACACGCCGACCGCATTCGCGGAGGCCCGACCGCTCGCAAGCACGCGTCGGATACATCTTCGTCTCGGGCTACGCGATCCTGCTGCTGTTCTTCGGCATCGTGCCCACGCTCTACACGGTGTACCTGGCGTTCACTGAGGACGGCTCGTTCGCCGGCGTCGCCAACTTCGCCACTGTCTTCGGCGACTACCGCTTTCTGCCCGCTGTGGGTCACGTCGCGATCTATCTCCTGATCTACCTGGCGTGCCTGCTCGTTTTCGTCGTGCTTCTCGCACTCGTCGTTCACTCCATCGGGCGGCGCTGGCTCTCGAGCAGTTTCCGATTCGTCTACTACATCCCGGGCGCCCTCGCCGGAGCATCGAGCGTGATGCTGTGGCTCTTCCTCCTCGACCCCTCGGTCAGCCCCGTGGCCTTCATCCTCCGGTCGTTCGGCTTCGAGAACTTCGTGCAGACCGTCTCGATCGACAATCTGCCGATCATCTTCACGGTCATCGCATTCTGGACCGGCGCAGGCGGATGGATCGTCATCATGTACGGAGCGCTCAACAACATCTCTGGCGAGATCATGGAAGCGGCACGTATCGATGGCGCCGGCCCTGTGCAGACGGCCTGGCAGATCCAGATCCCGCTCCTTCGCAAGTGGATCTCCTACATGGCAGTGATGTCTCTCGCGGCGGGAACTCAGTTGTTCGTCGAGCCCCGCGTCCTCTCGCAGGCTTCGAAGGGCGTTGTCCCGCCTGATTACTCCATCAACCAACTCGCCTACCTGTACGCCTTCCGCCAGGGCGACTTCAACGGCTCCGCCGCAATCTCGCTCCTGCTGCTCATCGTGGCGGCGGCCCTGTCGGCGATGTTCGTCTTCCGAGGAGGACTCTTTGAGCGCGACTGA
- a CDS encoding FadR/GntR family transcriptional regulator, with protein MSDPALQPSSRGIFSGTARDPIGRLGVAVVHDLITAIVTGEIAEKATLPIEAELSAHFGVSRTVIRESMRSLEEKGLISVVRGSGTTVRPRDAWNVLDPVVLEVLLENDASLGVLDDLAIVRSALEGAMAAATANRRTADEIAELDRTIQKMAESINDVDEFGDADMKFHIAVMSFSHIPLAESITKTLYSRARESARFTRNGTREAFSEAYEEHRLVLESIRQGDAAGAEAAMRQHIMGSWQRRRPPTTREP; from the coding sequence ATGAGTGACCCAGCGCTGCAGCCGAGTTCCCGAGGGATCTTCTCGGGAACCGCGCGCGATCCGATCGGTAGGCTCGGTGTCGCCGTCGTGCACGACCTCATTACCGCGATCGTTACCGGTGAGATCGCAGAGAAGGCGACACTGCCGATCGAGGCTGAACTGAGCGCCCACTTCGGCGTGAGCCGCACCGTCATCCGCGAATCGATGAGAAGCCTCGAGGAGAAGGGCTTGATCAGCGTCGTACGCGGAAGCGGCACGACGGTCCGCCCGAGAGACGCATGGAACGTGCTCGACCCTGTCGTGCTCGAAGTCCTGCTCGAGAACGATGCTTCGCTCGGGGTGCTCGATGATCTCGCAATCGTTCGAAGCGCACTCGAAGGAGCGATGGCAGCAGCAACTGCGAATCGTCGCACGGCCGACGAGATCGCAGAACTCGACCGCACGATCCAGAAGATGGCCGAGAGCATCAACGATGTCGATGAGTTCGGCGACGCAGATATGAAGTTCCACATCGCGGTCATGTCGTTCTCGCACATCCCGCTCGCTGAGAGCATCACGAAGACGCTCTACTCACGCGCGAGAGAGAGTGCTCGATTCACACGGAACGGAACTCGCGAAGCCTTCAGCGAGGCCTACGAGGAACACCGTCTCGTCCTCGAGTCCATTCGTCAGGGCGATGCGGCCGGTGCCGAAGCCGCCATGCGACAGCACATCATGGGCTCGTGGCAACGACGACGCCCCCCTACGACGCGCGAACCCTGA
- a CDS encoding NAD-dependent epimerase/dehydratase family protein: MDILILGGTAWLGRELARTALERDHRVSALARGESGDVAEGTVLLRADRSLPGAYDTAAEHEWDAVIDVSWQPGFVRDAVAALGDRAHHWSYVSSGSVYADHESPGADESAELLAPLDADVADGADYGEAKVACEAATTAVRGSRALIVRPGVIGGPGDASGRSGYYVARSERDQHAPMLIPDIAASPTQVIDVRDLVAWHLDAIERGLEGVFNAFGPQVPFGEWISESRAVGEHRGCVERADSEWLLEQGVRPFMGDESLPLWLPDPAWSGFMSHSSAAAEAEGLVHRPRRELLEGVLAWERTAGLDRPRPAGLSRRREQALIAALDV, encoded by the coding sequence ATGGACATCCTCATCCTCGGCGGAACCGCGTGGCTCGGCCGCGAGCTCGCACGCACGGCTCTCGAGCGCGACCACCGGGTGAGTGCACTCGCCCGCGGTGAGAGCGGAGACGTCGCCGAGGGGACGGTCCTGCTGCGGGCCGACCGCTCGTTGCCGGGCGCGTACGACACCGCCGCTGAGCACGAGTGGGATGCCGTCATCGACGTCTCGTGGCAGCCGGGCTTCGTGCGCGATGCGGTCGCTGCGCTCGGAGACCGGGCGCACCACTGGAGCTACGTCTCGTCGGGAAGCGTCTACGCCGACCACGAGTCACCCGGGGCCGATGAGAGCGCCGAACTGCTCGCGCCCCTCGATGCGGATGTCGCCGACGGCGCCGACTACGGCGAGGCGAAGGTCGCGTGCGAGGCCGCCACGACCGCCGTGCGCGGGTCACGCGCCCTCATCGTTCGGCCCGGCGTGATCGGCGGACCGGGCGATGCGTCCGGCCGCTCGGGGTACTACGTCGCCCGCTCGGAGCGCGACCAGCACGCACCGATGCTCATCCCCGACATCGCCGCGTCGCCGACGCAGGTCATCGATGTGCGCGACCTCGTCGCGTGGCACCTCGACGCGATCGAGCGCGGCCTTGAGGGCGTGTTCAACGCCTTCGGCCCGCAGGTGCCATTCGGCGAGTGGATCAGCGAGTCGCGCGCGGTCGGCGAGCACCGCGGCTGCGTCGAGCGCGCCGACTCGGAGTGGCTGCTCGAACAGGGCGTGCGTCCGTTCATGGGTGACGAGTCGTTGCCGCTGTGGCTTCCCGACCCCGCGTGGTCCGGATTCATGTCGCACTCGTCGGCCGCCGCCGAGGCCGAGGGGCTCGTGCACCGTCCGCGCCGCGAACTGCTCGAGGGCGTTCTCGCGTGGGAGCGCACCGCGGGTCTCGACCGGCCTCGCCCCGCCGGCCTCTCGCGTCGCCGCGAGCAGGCGCTCATCGCAGCGCTCGACGTGTGA
- a CDS encoding class I SAM-dependent DNA methyltransferase: protein MDDSVSDAYDTVAESYAALLPDTSAESAADLAAIAEFAELVRSTGGTTVMDVGCGTGRMIPTLLDHGLAVRGCDPSPGMLAVARRTHPDIRFDLGSLTEIPATDDALDGVFAWYSVIHTDPDSLGEVAAELGRVLVPGGVVVLAFQVGNESRLIENAYGHSGLALTAWTHRADRIARALEAAGFETLRSTERAPEGRERLPQGIVIARRAA from the coding sequence ATGGACGACAGTGTCAGCGACGCCTACGACACGGTCGCCGAGAGCTACGCGGCGCTGCTTCCCGACACCTCGGCCGAGAGCGCCGCCGACCTCGCCGCGATCGCCGAGTTCGCGGAGCTAGTGCGCTCCACGGGCGGCACGACGGTGATGGATGTCGGATGCGGAACCGGCCGCATGATCCCGACGCTCCTCGATCACGGCCTCGCTGTGCGCGGCTGCGACCCCTCCCCCGGAATGCTCGCGGTCGCGCGTCGCACGCACCCCGACATCCGTTTCGATCTCGGTTCGCTCACCGAGATTCCGGCGACGGATGACGCGCTCGACGGTGTCTTCGCGTGGTACTCCGTCATCCATACCGATCCCGATTCTCTCGGCGAGGTCGCCGCCGAGCTCGGCCGCGTGCTCGTGCCGGGCGGGGTCGTCGTGCTCGCGTTCCAGGTCGGCAACGAGTCGCGCCTCATCGAGAATGCCTACGGACACTCGGGCCTCGCGCTCACGGCGTGGACGCATCGCGCCGACCGTATCGCCCGCGCGCTCGAGGCCGCCGGATTCGAGACGCTGCGCAGCACCGAGCGCGCACCCGAGGGTCGCGAGCGCCTTCCCCAGGGCATCGTCATCGCCCGCCGCGCGGCCTGA
- a CDS encoding efflux RND transporter permease subunit, translating to MHLLAALSMKNRALIALVTVVVAIFGGLALTSLKQELAPSIAFPQLSIVTAYPGASPDVVNTDVSTPIETAIQGITGLESTSTTSSTGVSRVTASFTYGTDLAFAEQKLLSSINRISSTLPDDVDPQVVALSLDDFPVIQVAVTGADDTASLSDEITRTTLGEIQDVDGVREASIVGDVGQRVTITPNTEELAARGLSQQAITTALQQNGVLLPAGSITEDGKTYAVQTGTRLGSVDDIAALPLIGATQSTVDESTFPPSLQTVPAAATIGDVATVALAENPITSISRVNGEPALTIAVTKLPAANTVEVSNAVRALLPALESSLDSTNPGATFTVVFDQAPYIEQSIEALAVEGVLGLAFAVIIILIFLLSFRATLVTAISIPTSVLITFIGLQYADYTLNILTLGALTISIGRVVDDSIVVIENIKRHLVEGADKAKTIVRAVREVASAITAATITTVAVFLPIALVEGVTGELFRPFALTVTIALLASLLVSLTIVPVLAYWLLKPAKVHKHSEEAVGAAFVDDEARDAAGTGSPEAGTVTEPDELEHPSRLQKGYLPVIGWTLKHSVATLVVSGLVLGGTVALIPLMKTNFLGSSGQNTFQVTQELPVGTSLDALDAASTTVEQTIRDTEGVETVQASIGGGSGLAAAFGGGTSSTITYSITTSEDANSDDLQVEVREELNDLSDVGDITIAASSGFGSSSDIDVDITASNADDLEAATTAIADGLKDADGISQVSSNLSESRTYVGITVDREAAADAGYSEVALGSIVANAMQPQAAGSIVIDEKTLTIYLASDAPPTTIEELAALEVPTPAGLVRLDSLATVGEVDGPASITTVKGLRSATVSATPDGDDLATANAAVSEVLENTDIPSGTTASIGGVTADQEDAFSQLGLALLAAILIVYIVMVATFRSLLQPLLLLVSVPFAATGAIALQVITGIPLGVPSLIGVLMLIGIVVTNAIVLVDLVNQYRDRGMNVRDALVHGSSRRLRPILMTALATIFALLPMALGLTGHGGFISQPLALVVIGGLVSSTVLTLIVLPVLYSLVEGGREKRKLRRAERAEQGA from the coding sequence ATGCACCTGCTCGCTGCGCTCAGCATGAAGAACCGCGCCCTCATCGCCCTCGTCACGGTCGTCGTCGCGATCTTCGGAGGCCTCGCCCTCACGAGCCTCAAGCAGGAGCTCGCGCCGTCGATCGCGTTCCCGCAGCTCTCGATCGTCACGGCGTACCCCGGTGCCTCGCCCGATGTCGTCAACACCGACGTGTCGACGCCCATCGAGACGGCGATCCAGGGCATCACGGGCCTCGAGTCGACCTCGACGACGAGCTCGACGGGCGTCTCGCGCGTAACTGCGAGCTTCACCTACGGAACCGACCTCGCCTTCGCCGAGCAGAAGCTGCTGTCATCCATCAACCGCATCTCGAGCACCCTGCCCGACGACGTCGACCCGCAGGTCGTGGCGCTGAGTCTCGACGACTTCCCCGTCATCCAGGTCGCCGTCACCGGCGCCGACGACACGGCCTCGCTCTCCGACGAGATCACGCGCACGACGCTCGGTGAGATCCAGGATGTCGACGGCGTGCGTGAAGCGTCGATCGTCGGTGACGTCGGTCAGCGCGTGACGATCACGCCGAACACCGAAGAGCTCGCGGCTCGCGGCCTCTCGCAGCAGGCGATCACGACGGCCCTGCAGCAGAACGGTGTGCTCCTCCCCGCCGGCTCGATCACCGAAGACGGCAAGACCTATGCGGTGCAGACGGGCACGCGCCTCGGCAGCGTCGACGACATCGCCGCGCTCCCTCTCATCGGTGCGACCCAGTCGACCGTCGACGAGTCGACCTTCCCGCCGTCGCTGCAGACGGTTCCCGCCGCCGCGACCATCGGTGACGTCGCGACCGTCGCCCTCGCCGAGAACCCGATCACGAGTATCTCGCGCGTCAACGGTGAACCGGCCCTCACGATCGCCGTCACGAAGCTCCCGGCCGCGAACACCGTCGAGGTGTCGAACGCCGTGCGCGCGCTGTTGCCCGCGCTCGAGTCATCCCTCGACTCCACGAACCCCGGCGCGACCTTCACCGTCGTCTTTGACCAGGCGCCCTACATCGAGCAGTCGATCGAGGCGCTCGCCGTCGAGGGTGTGCTCGGTCTCGCGTTCGCGGTCATCATCATCCTCATCTTCCTGCTCTCGTTCCGGGCGACCCTCGTGACGGCGATCTCGATCCCGACGTCGGTGCTCATCACCTTCATCGGTCTGCAGTACGCGGACTACACGCTCAACATCCTCACCCTCGGCGCGCTCACGATCTCGATCGGTCGCGTCGTGGATGACTCGATCGTCGTCATCGAGAACATCAAGCGTCACCTCGTCGAGGGAGCCGACAAGGCGAAGACGATCGTGCGCGCCGTGCGCGAGGTCGCCTCGGCGATCACCGCGGCGACGATCACGACCGTCGCGGTGTTCCTGCCGATCGCGCTCGTCGAGGGTGTGACGGGCGAGCTGTTCCGCCCGTTCGCGCTGACGGTGACGATCGCGCTCCTCGCCTCGCTGCTCGTGTCGCTCACGATCGTGCCCGTGCTCGCGTACTGGTTGCTCAAGCCCGCCAAGGTGCACAAGCACTCGGAGGAGGCCGTGGGTGCGGCGTTCGTCGACGACGAGGCGAGGGATGCCGCGGGCACCGGTTCGCCCGAGGCCGGCACCGTTACCGAGCCCGACGAGCTCGAGCACCCGTCGCGCCTGCAGAAGGGATACCTCCCGGTCATCGGGTGGACGCTCAAGCACTCGGTCGCAACTCTCGTCGTCTCGGGGCTCGTGCTCGGCGGAACCGTCGCGCTCATCCCGCTCATGAAGACGAACTTCCTCGGATCGAGCGGTCAGAACACGTTCCAGGTCACGCAGGAGCTTCCCGTCGGGACGAGCCTCGACGCGCTCGATGCCGCCTCGACGACGGTCGAACAGACCATCCGCGACACCGAGGGCGTCGAGACCGTGCAGGCGTCGATCGGCGGCGGCAGCGGTCTCGCGGCGGCCTTCGGCGGAGGCACGTCGAGCACCATCACGTACTCGATCACGACGAGCGAAGACGCGAACTCCGACGACCTGCAGGTCGAGGTGCGTGAGGAGCTCAACGACCTGTCGGATGTCGGCGACATCACGATCGCGGCCTCGAGCGGGTTCGGTTCGTCGAGCGACATCGACGTCGACATCACGGCGTCGAACGCCGACGACCTCGAGGCGGCCACCACGGCGATCGCCGACGGCCTGAAGGATGCCGACGGTATCTCGCAGGTGTCGTCGAACCTCTCGGAGTCGCGCACCTACGTCGGCATCACCGTCGACCGTGAGGCGGCTGCCGATGCCGGGTACAGCGAGGTCGCCCTCGGCTCGATCGTCGCGAACGCCATGCAGCCCCAGGCCGCGGGCTCGATCGTCATCGACGAGAAGACGCTCACGATCTATCTCGCGAGCGACGCCCCGCCCACGACGATCGAGGAACTCGCCGCCCTCGAGGTCCCCACGCCCGCAGGTCTCGTGCGACTCGACTCGCTCGCGACCGTCGGCGAGGTCGACGGACCGGCCTCGATCACGACCGTCAAGGGGCTCCGCAGCGCGACCGTGTCGGCGACGCCCGACGGCGACGACCTCGCGACGGCGAACGCCGCGGTCTCCGAGGTGCTCGAGAACACCGACATCCCCTCGGGAACGACCGCCTCGATCGGCGGCGTGACGGCCGACCAGGAGGACGCGTTCTCGCAGCTCGGCCTCGCGCTGCTCGCCGCGATCCTCATCGTCTACATCGTCATGGTGGCGACGTTCCGTTCGCTGCTGCAGCCGCTCTTGCTGCTCGTGTCGGTGCCGTTCGCGGCGACCGGTGCGATCGCGCTGCAGGTCATCACGGGCATCCCGCTCGGTGTTCCGTCGCTGATCGGCGTGCTCATGCTCATCGGAATCGTCGTGACGAACGCGATCGTGCTCGTCGACCTCGTGAACCAGTACCGCGACCGCGGCATGAACGTGCGCGATGCGCTCGTGCACGGTTCGTCGCGCAGGCTCCGCCCGATCCTCATGACGGCGCTCGCGACGATTTTCGCGCTGCTGCCCATGGCGCTCGGCCTCACGGGTCACGGTGGGTTCATCTCGCAGCCGCTCGCGCTCGTCGTGATCGGCGGACTCGTGTCATCGACCGTGCTGACGCTCATCGTGCTGCCCGTGCTCTACTCGCTCGTCGAGGGCGGGCGCGAGAAGCGGAAGCTGCGTCGCGCGGAGCGCGCGGAGCAGGGGGCGTAG
- a CDS encoding aldo/keto reductase, translating to MTPTRPLRGAVATGLGFGAAQIGNLYRATSDDEARSAVDEAWRSGIRYFDTAPHYGLGLSERRLGEALKGRVRDKFVVSTKVGRLLTPTPDLAAAGQQDSDGFAVPATHRREWDFSRDGILRSIEESLNRLQLDRLDIVYLHDPDEHWHEASTTGVDTLVELRDESVIGAIGAGMNQTAMLTRFVRECDVDVVMVAGRFTLLDRTALDDLLPAALERGVAVVAAAVYNSGLLSSSSISDDAVFDYEQASPDVIAAARSLATTCRSVGVDLPAAAVQFPLRHPAVESVVVGMRSAAQVRSTAARFRSAIQDDAWRALESSA from the coding sequence ATGACGCCCACGCGCCCACTTCGAGGGGCCGTCGCCACCGGACTCGGATTCGGTGCCGCGCAGATCGGAAACCTCTACCGCGCCACTTCCGACGATGAAGCACGCAGCGCAGTCGATGAGGCATGGCGGAGCGGCATACGATACTTCGACACTGCGCCGCACTATGGCCTCGGGCTGTCGGAACGACGTCTCGGCGAAGCATTGAAGGGTCGAGTTCGCGACAAATTCGTCGTGTCCACCAAGGTCGGCCGGTTGCTCACCCCCACACCTGACCTCGCCGCGGCCGGACAGCAGGACTCGGACGGGTTCGCCGTTCCGGCGACGCACCGGCGCGAGTGGGACTTCAGCCGCGACGGTATCCTTCGCTCGATCGAAGAGAGTCTGAACCGACTGCAGCTGGATCGCCTCGACATCGTGTACCTCCACGATCCCGACGAGCACTGGCATGAGGCATCCACGACCGGGGTCGACACTCTCGTCGAGCTGCGCGACGAGAGCGTGATCGGTGCGATCGGGGCCGGCATGAACCAGACAGCGATGCTCACGCGCTTCGTTCGCGAGTGCGACGTCGATGTCGTGATGGTGGCGGGTCGATTCACGCTCCTCGACCGCACTGCGCTGGATGATCTGCTTCCCGCCGCTCTCGAGCGCGGAGTCGCGGTCGTCGCCGCAGCGGTCTATAACTCGGGCCTGCTTAGTTCATCGTCGATTTCCGACGACGCGGTCTTCGACTATGAGCAGGCCTCTCCCGACGTGATCGCCGCGGCTCGTTCGCTCGCGACGACCTGCAGGAGCGTGGGCGTCGATCTCCCCGCCGCCGCCGTGCAGTTCCCGCTTCGTCACCCTGCTGTCGAGTCGGTCGTCGTCGGTATGCGCTCCGCCGCCCAGGTTCGCAGCACGGCCGCGCGCTTCCGAAGCGCCATACAGGATGACGCCTGGCGTGCTCTGGAGTCGTCAGCATGA